CGTCGACGGTCGTGCCGGGCCAGTTGCCGGTGGTGGCGCGCAGGCCCGTCAGGCCGTTGAACAGGGTGGACTTCCCGACGTTGGGCGCGCCGGCCAGCGCCACGATCGGGGCGCCCTCGGCACCCTCGCCGCTGCCCTCGCAGCACGCCGCGCGCAGCGTGGGGGTTCGGGGCTGGATGCTGAGCACGCGGCCCGACCGGGTCTCGGCGCTCACGCGGCGACCTCGGCCGACAACTCCCGCAGCACGGCGGCGTCCACGGCCACCCGGCCGCCCGCGACCGACACGATCCGGCCGCCGCCGGCCAGGCGCTGCACGAGTTCGATCCGGCTGCCGCGGCGCAGGCCGAGGCTCGCCAGGCGGCGCGCGGTGGTGTGGTCGGGGTGCACTCCGGTGAGGAGAAGGGGGGTGT
Above is a window of Propioniciclava coleopterorum DNA encoding:
- a CDS encoding FeoA family protein, with product MPETLNLAGAPMDTPLLLTGVHPDHTTARRLASLGLRRGSRIELVQRLAGGGRIVSVAGGRVAVDAAVLRELSAEVAA